GTGGAGCGGGCGGCGAGGGAGGCGCGGACCCACCACCAGGGCGGGGCTTTGCGGCCGAGGACGGTGCCGGCGCCGAAGGGGCCGAGCATTTCGTTATTGCCGGCGAAGACGATCCAGTAATCGGCATCCAGGGCGGCGCCCTGGCGGGCCATGGGCACCAGGGCATGGGAGTTGATGGCGGTCATGGCCAGCGGGATCACCTCGAACGGGGTGGGGGCGAAGCGTTCCCTGAGGAGGACTTCGAGGTGGCGGGCGACGCCGAAGGCCGGTTTGGGATCGCCCATGGCGGCCGATTCGCCGAAGAGGAGGATCCGCACGGTGCCGTCAGGTTTCCGGCGTGCAATGGAGGTTGGGGGGGGGACTCGCAGGAGGCCGGCCGGGAAGTGGGGGCGGCCGAAATGGGGATTCTCGACCCAACGTTCCGGGTCGTGGGAGGCGGGGACGAGGTACGAAGTGGGATGGCCGTAGCCGATGGCGCGGAGGGCACCTTCGGCGAGGGCGAGGAAGGCGAGCGGCGCGATGAGCGCGATGAGGGCCTTGGGGAGCCATCCAGAGCGGGCTCGGGACGCCGTGGCGGCGGGGCGGGCGGGGGATGAACGACGCTTGCTCAAGTGGCGGCAGGGTAGGAAAGCCGGGGTTGGGCGACGAACAATTTTGGGGAGGGAGCGATCCTCCATCTCAATGCTGCATCAACCTGCCGGTCGCCCCGGGGGCCCCGTGACGCCGAGGACCGGTGCAGGCGCCGCCACCCGACTCCGGCAAGGGCCGTCCTGAGACCCGTTCGCCGGCGCGCCCGAGGCACATCGGGGGAGGCGCATCTGCGATGCAGGTCCCATGGCGCATTCCAAACCGGAACATTGACGGCGCTGGCGTCGGGTGTTTCTATATTTCGCGTCAGAACGAAATATTGTGGCCCGCCGATGCCCGAGTTCATGAACGTCACCGATGCGCTCGCCGACGCGGGTCATGGATGTCGGCAGCGAGGATTCCCCGAAGCTGACCAGGCACCTCCCCGATGGAGGGGAACCGATGGCGGTCCATCGCCGAGTCCGGGCCGGGATTCGTCGGTTTACGGGGATGCTTCCCGGTTCGCCAACCTCCCGATTCCATCATGACTTCCCCAATGGCCCAGGGCTCCCCGACCACCCGACCGCGGCGCAAACGCCTCGCCTTCTTCGAGCGCTACCTGACGCTGTGGGTGTTCCTCTGCATGATCGTCGGGGTTCTGCTGGGCAAACTGGCTCCCGGATGGACCGCCAGCCTCAGTCGGATGGAGTTCGGCCAGGGTTCGCAGGTCAATGTCCCCATCGCGATCCTGATCTGGCTGATGATCTACCCGATGATGCTCAAGGTGGACTTTGGCTCCATTGGCGGCATCGCCCGCCGGCCGAAGGGACTCCTGGTCACCCTGTTCGTGAACTGGCTAATCAAGCCGTTCAGCATGGCGTTCCTGGCCTGGGTGTTCATCCAGACCCTGTTCGCCCAGTGGATCGATGCGGAAACCGCGCGCCACTACACCGCCGGCCTGATCATCCTCGCTGCGGCACCCTGCACGGCGATGGTCTTCGTGTGGAGTTACCTCACCGATGGGGATCCCGCCTACACGCTGGTCCAGGTGGCGGTCAACGACATCATCATGCTGGTGGCGTTCGCGCCCATTGTGATGTTTCTGTGCGGGGTTGCGCAGGTCGTCGTGCCGTCGAATGTGCTCATCACCTCGGTCGTGGTGTTCATTGTCATCCCGCTGGCCGCCGGCTGGATCACCCGCAGCGCGCTCTTGAAGTCCCACGGGGCGGAGTGGTTCGAGAAGTCCTTCCTGCCGCGCTTTCAACCGGTAACCATCGTCGCCCTCCTGGCCACGCTGGTGCTCATCTTCGCCTTCCAGGCCGAGAACCTGACCACCCAATGGTTCGCGGTGCTGCTTCTCGCGGTTCCGATCCTGCTCCAGGTGTACTTCAACTCGGGCCTGACCTACCTGCTCATGCGTTGGTTCAAAGTGCCCCACAACGTGGCCTCTCCGGGGGCCCTGATCGGGGCCAGCAACTTCTTCGAACTTGCGGTGGCTGTCGCCATCACGATCTTCGGACCCGGATCCCCAGCGGCCCTGGCGACCGTCGTGGGCGTCCTTGTGGAGGTGCCGGTGATGTTGTCGGTGTGCCGCATGTGCAACGACTCCCGCCGTTGGTACAACCGGGCCGTGCCCGCCTGAACGCCCCCATGCCCTCCATGCCACCGGACCTCGATCACCCTGGCGTCGCAGCCGCCGATCCGATGCCGCGGCTGCGCCAGACTCTCCGGGCGTTCATCGGCTCCAGAGTCCGGGATTCGTCGCTGGCCGACGATCTTGCCCAGGAGACGCTTCTGCGGGTCGAGACGCGCCTCCAGACCTTGCGACGCCGGGATCGACTTGAGGCGTGGGTCCTGCAGATCGCTCGAAACACCATCGCCGATCACTTCCGAAAGAGCCGGGAGATCGAGGAGTTCGAAGAGACGGCGCATGGACCTTGGCTCGCTGTCGCGGACCCGACGCCGTCCGCAGAGGACGAAGCCCTCAATTTGGAGTTGCGAAGCTATGTCCGGTCGGTCGTGGACCGTCTGCCGCCCCTCTATCGCGAGGCCATTCAGTCGATCGAATTGGAGGGTTTGTCCCAGGTGGAACTGGCCCGCCGTCTCGGGCTCTCCGTTTCGGCCGCGAAGTCCAGGGTTCAGCGGGGGCGGGCCATGCTGCGGAAGGAAATGGAACGATGCTGCCACTGGGAAACGGACCGCTACGGCAAGGTCCTGGGGGTCGAACCGCGAGGCGCATGCGCGTGCCAGAACTCCGACCCCGTCGGCTGCGACGAAAAGTCTGCGTCCATTTCCGCGCCGGTCCGTCCTCTCGTGTGAACATTGGAAACCAGGAGACCACGAACATGAATACGACGACTGAAACCACCCCGACCCAACACGATGGCATCCGCCAGCAGGTCCGTGCGCGCTATGGCGAAATCGCCCGCGAGGACCAACGGGGTTGTGGCTGTGCCCCGTCCTGCTGCACGCCCGGCGGGGGTCATCTCGCCGCCACCAAGGCCATGACCCTGGGCTATTCCGCGGAGGATCTCGCCAGCGTCCCGGAAGGTTCCGAACTCGGGCTCGGTTGTGGCAATCCCACCGCCATCGCCTCGATCCAACCCGGTGAAACGGTCGTGGACCTCGGCAGCGGTGCGGGATTCGACTGCTTTCTGGCCGCCCGCCGGGTCGGAGACCAGGGGCGGGTCCTGGGCGTGGACATGACGCCCGACATGATCAGCAAAGCCCGGGCCAATGCCGAAAAGGGCGGTTCCGTGAACGTCGAGTTCCGCCTGGGCGAGATCGAGGCCCTCCC
The Verrucomicrobiia bacterium DNA segment above includes these coding regions:
- the arsB gene encoding ACR3 family arsenite efflux transporter — encoded protein: MAQGSPTTRPRRKRLAFFERYLTLWVFLCMIVGVLLGKLAPGWTASLSRMEFGQGSQVNVPIAILIWLMIYPMMLKVDFGSIGGIARRPKGLLVTLFVNWLIKPFSMAFLAWVFIQTLFAQWIDAETARHYTAGLIILAAAPCTAMVFVWSYLTDGDPAYTLVQVAVNDIIMLVAFAPIVMFLCGVAQVVVPSNVLITSVVVFIVIPLAAGWITRSALLKSHGAEWFEKSFLPRFQPVTIVALLATLVLIFAFQAENLTTQWFAVLLLAVPILLQVYFNSGLTYLLMRWFKVPHNVASPGALIGASNFFELAVAVAITIFGPGSPAALATVVGVLVEVPVMLSVCRMCNDSRRWYNRAVPA
- a CDS encoding sigma-70 family RNA polymerase sigma factor, translated to MPSMPPDLDHPGVAAADPMPRLRQTLRAFIGSRVRDSSLADDLAQETLLRVETRLQTLRRRDRLEAWVLQIARNTIADHFRKSREIEEFEETAHGPWLAVADPTPSAEDEALNLELRSYVRSVVDRLPPLYREAIQSIELEGLSQVELARRLGLSVSAAKSRVQRGRAMLRKEMERCCHWETDRYGKVLGVEPRGACACQNSDPVGCDEKSASISAPVRPLV
- the arsM gene encoding arsenite methyltransferase, with product MNTTTETTPTQHDGIRQQVRARYGEIAREDQRGCGCAPSCCTPGGGHLAATKAMTLGYSAEDLASVPEGSELGLGCGNPTAIASIQPGETVVDLGSGAGFDCFLAARRVGDQGRVLGVDMTPDMISKARANAEKGGSVNVEFRLGEIEALPVADGVADLILSNCVVNLSPDKARVYREAFRVLKPGGRLALSDIVALQPIPSALKTDMAAYTGCVAGAASPAELEAMLAAAGFVGVRVDVKAASREFISEWIPGQNTGDFVASANITGRKPQA